Proteins from a single region of Limosilactobacillus fermentum:
- the smc gene encoding chromosome segregation protein SMC, with amino-acid sequence MRLLSLEIEGFKSFADKTVIDFRPGMTGIIGPNGSGKSNIIEAIRWVMGEQSAKTLRGDKMADVIFNGAADRKPLNRAQVKITLDNSDHYLDSEFTELTVTRRLYRNGDSEYLVNDRPVRLKDIVDLFIDSGIGRESFSIISQGRVAAIFNGKPTDRREVIETVAGVAKYKQNKRAAEKRLVTTTDNLNRVNDIIAEINGRLAPLAEESALAEEYLEQKGRLDRLDRTQTVRQTRANQARLSQVNEKVVKGRELTKQYDQDANTASQRQAQLEGQRRQLLATRDEHQAKLLEATQVIAKLENQQSLSSVRKEQRQAEQDRLTKRQSDLTEQQRALTDQITAVNGELTKRKEAIKDHQAQLRQLKTMSAEERAAQLEETIENLRNKQVDLMQEQTTIQNNQLFLKRDHQRNQSQQEAGAAALSEAKQKLAELTKAANQQATVAQTAEQTAQEVVQRYNQEQANQAKLQQEYEQTSRRWYQALGDVSSAEGRIKSYQSMAADYTGYYHGVQQVLRKRQAYPGLFGAVSELLEVPSQYTTAIETVLGGQLQQLVVDSQATGKRIIQDLIQSRGGRVTILPLDNLRGGFAPRNLAKLVTMPGYVGRAGELIAYDARFQVVVDQLLASTVVVDNLDHATEIARAGQHQVRVVTLDGQLINASGAMTGGANRNQRTGLLRQRQQLAELEQAVKQAQATASQLEAQVQRLQRARQASQVTRDELEQELARARNEAVEQGNQAQRLQDQVTAAAQTVTSLEYQTNQQSNQQANYQSRIQEAACEAARVEQELAEVKERTSRAQEQLTALQSNAASQNEQVHELSQWLAVEKTRLEQDESHRSELLKQQSEVQAALAETQGALAQLSKQDQTMDAEHESSQVALEESRAALKDHQAAVETVTDQLDQVEADLRQASERAQRLQDLLKVALSDQTRLAAEQAHLETTIDQGLNRLSERYQMTLDAASQDMADLADEELARQIKLLNRGIADLGEVNTSSIAEYKQVKERYDFLSGQQADLVAAKEQLEQTMTEMDQQVETRFMNTFKQVSAAFSETFTQIFDGGEAKLILTEPSQPLTTGVDIMAQPPGKRNQRLSLLSGGERALTAIALLFAILKVRPVPFAILDEPEAALDAVNVDRFAHYLDRFGDQGPQFIVITHRKGTMMNADVLYGVTMQESGVSRMVSVDVNTTLAQHQG; translated from the coding sequence ATGCGACTACTTTCACTAGAAATTGAAGGTTTTAAATCCTTTGCCGATAAGACCGTCATCGATTTTCGACCGGGGATGACCGGAATCATTGGGCCCAACGGGAGCGGGAAGAGTAACATTATTGAAGCCATCCGCTGGGTGATGGGGGAGCAGTCCGCCAAGACCCTGCGGGGGGATAAGATGGCCGACGTGATTTTCAACGGGGCGGCCGACCGCAAGCCCTTAAACCGGGCGCAGGTTAAGATCACCCTCGATAACAGCGACCACTACTTGGATTCCGAGTTTACCGAATTAACGGTGACCCGCCGGCTGTACCGGAACGGTGATTCCGAGTACCTAGTCAACGACCGGCCGGTACGGCTCAAAGACATCGTCGACCTCTTCATTGATTCAGGGATTGGGCGCGAGTCCTTTTCAATCATCTCCCAGGGGCGGGTAGCCGCCATTTTCAACGGGAAGCCAACCGACCGGCGGGAAGTGATCGAAACGGTAGCCGGCGTTGCCAAGTATAAGCAAAACAAACGGGCCGCCGAAAAACGGCTAGTTACCACCACTGATAACCTTAACCGGGTCAACGATATCATTGCCGAAATCAACGGGCGCTTGGCCCCGTTAGCCGAGGAAAGCGCCCTGGCCGAGGAGTACCTAGAGCAAAAGGGACGCCTGGACCGCCTGGATCGTACCCAAACGGTCCGCCAAACCAGGGCTAACCAAGCCCGGCTAAGCCAGGTTAACGAAAAGGTCGTCAAGGGCCGAGAGCTAACTAAGCAATACGATCAGGACGCCAACACCGCTAGTCAGCGCCAGGCGCAGCTAGAGGGACAACGGCGCCAATTACTGGCGACGCGCGATGAGCACCAGGCTAAGTTGCTAGAGGCGACCCAGGTGATCGCTAAACTCGAAAATCAACAGTCGCTCTCCTCGGTTCGCAAGGAACAGCGCCAGGCCGAACAGGACCGGTTGACCAAGCGGCAAAGCGACCTGACGGAACAACAACGGGCGCTGACGGACCAAATAACGGCGGTCAATGGCGAACTGACTAAGCGTAAGGAAGCCATCAAGGACCACCAGGCTCAGCTGCGTCAATTAAAGACGATGAGCGCCGAAGAGCGGGCCGCCCAGCTAGAGGAGACGATTGAAAACCTGCGCAACAAGCAAGTCGACTTGATGCAGGAACAAACGACGATTCAAAACAACCAACTCTTCTTAAAGCGGGATCACCAGCGTAACCAGAGCCAACAAGAAGCCGGGGCCGCCGCCCTCAGTGAAGCCAAGCAGAAGTTGGCCGAGCTAACGAAAGCGGCTAACCAACAGGCCACCGTTGCCCAAACGGCTGAGCAAACGGCCCAAGAGGTGGTACAGCGCTATAACCAGGAGCAGGCCAACCAAGCAAAACTCCAGCAGGAATACGAACAGACTTCCCGCCGGTGGTACCAAGCCCTGGGGGACGTTTCTTCCGCCGAGGGACGGATTAAAAGTTACCAATCAATGGCGGCCGATTACACCGGATACTACCACGGGGTTCAACAGGTGTTGCGTAAGCGCCAGGCCTACCCGGGCCTTTTCGGCGCCGTTAGCGAACTCCTGGAGGTGCCAAGTCAATATACGACGGCGATTGAAACCGTCCTGGGTGGGCAACTACAACAGTTAGTCGTTGACAGCCAGGCGACCGGGAAGCGGATCATTCAGGATTTGATCCAAAGCCGGGGCGGGCGGGTAACGATCCTGCCACTGGATAACCTACGTGGCGGTTTTGCCCCCCGCAACTTGGCCAAGTTAGTGACCATGCCCGGTTACGTGGGCCGGGCCGGGGAGTTGATAGCCTATGACGCTCGTTTTCAAGTCGTGGTCGACCAGCTCCTGGCCAGCACGGTGGTCGTTGACAACCTCGATCACGCCACTGAGATTGCCCGGGCCGGGCAGCACCAGGTTCGGGTGGTCACCTTAGACGGCCAACTGATCAACGCCTCTGGGGCCATGACCGGGGGGGCCAACCGTAACCAGCGGACGGGGCTACTTCGCCAACGCCAACAGTTGGCCGAGCTAGAGCAAGCCGTTAAACAGGCTCAGGCCACCGCCAGTCAGTTGGAAGCACAGGTTCAGCGCCTCCAACGGGCGCGTCAGGCCAGCCAGGTCACCCGCGACGAACTGGAACAAGAACTAGCACGGGCACGTAATGAGGCCGTGGAGCAGGGTAACCAGGCCCAGCGGCTTCAAGACCAGGTAACGGCCGCCGCCCAAACGGTTACGTCGCTGGAATACCAAACCAACCAACAAAGCAACCAGCAGGCTAACTACCAAAGCCGGATTCAAGAGGCAGCTTGCGAGGCCGCCCGGGTTGAACAAGAGTTGGCCGAGGTTAAGGAGCGGACCAGCCGGGCGCAAGAGCAGTTGACCGCCCTCCAGTCCAACGCCGCTAGCCAAAACGAACAGGTTCACGAGCTCAGCCAGTGGCTGGCCGTTGAAAAGACCCGCTTGGAACAGGACGAATCTCACCGTAGTGAGCTGTTGAAGCAACAAAGCGAGGTCCAAGCCGCCTTAGCGGAAACGCAAGGGGCGCTCGCGCAGTTATCTAAACAAGACCAAACGATGGACGCCGAACACGAGTCCAGCCAGGTGGCCTTAGAAGAATCCCGCGCCGCTCTCAAGGACCACCAAGCCGCCGTCGAAACCGTCACCGACCAGTTAGATCAAGTCGAAGCAGACTTGCGGCAGGCTAGCGAACGGGCCCAACGACTGCAGGACCTGCTCAAGGTGGCCTTAAGTGATCAAACCAGGCTGGCTGCCGAACAAGCTCATCTGGAAACGACGATTGATCAGGGCTTAAACCGCCTGAGCGAACGCTACCAGATGACCTTGGACGCCGCCAGTCAGGACATGGCGGACCTAGCCGACGAAGAGCTAGCTCGTCAAATCAAGCTCTTGAACCGTGGAATCGCGGACCTGGGGGAGGTCAACACCTCTTCGATTGCCGAATACAAGCAGGTTAAGGAGCGCTACGACTTCTTGAGTGGCCAGCAAGCTGACTTGGTGGCCGCCAAAGAGCAGCTCGAACAAACGATGACCGAAATGGATCAACAAGTCGAGACCCGCTTTATGAACACCTTCAAGCAAGTTTCGGCGGCCTTTAGTGAAACCTTCACCCAGATCTTTGACGGTGGCGAGGCCAAGTTGATCCTGACCGAACCAAGTCAGCCTCTGACGACCGGGGTTGACATTATGGCTCAGCCGCCTGGCAAGCGTAACCAGCGTCTATCCCTGTTATCAGGGGGGGAACGGGCCCTAACGGCGATCGCCCTTTTATTTGCGATTCTAAAGGTCCGGCCGGTGCCGTTTGCCATCCTAGACGAACCGGAAGCGGCCCTTGACGCGGTTAACGTTGATCGTTTTGCCCACTACCTCGATCGCTTCGGGGATCAGGGCCCGCAGTTCATTGTTATCACCCACCGTAAGGGAACCATGATGAACGCCGACGTCTTGTACGGGGTTACCATGCAAGAGTCCGGGGTTTCGCGGATGGTTTCCGTTGACGTCAACACCACCCTAGCACAGCACCAAGGATAG